A stretch of the Xyrauchen texanus isolate HMW12.3.18 chromosome 20, RBS_HiC_50CHRs, whole genome shotgun sequence genome encodes the following:
- the LOC127660353 gene encoding 28S ribosomal protein S6, mitochondrial-like produces MPRYELCVILKAMQRPESAAVLRRTVETLFERGAVVRSLENLGERRLPYKISKHDCRHTHGGYFSVDFHASPNIVTGLLEQLERDIDVLRPTVLRKDIDFPKVQCCGPPPPKAKSTSSK; encoded by the coding sequence ATGCCGAGGTATGAGCTGTGTGTGATCCTGAAGGCGATGCAGAGGCCAGAGTCTGCGGCTGTCCTGCGGCGCACGGTGGAGACCCTGTTCGAGCGCGGCGCTGTGGTCCGGAGTCTGGAGAACCTCGGCGAGCGAAGACTGCCATACAAGATCTCCAAACACGACTGTCGCCACACGCATGGCGGATACTTCTCCGTCGACTTCCACGCCTCGCCCAATATCGTCACCGGGTTGTTGGAGCAACTTGAACGGGACATTGACGTTTTGCGTCCCACAGTTTTGAGAAAAGACATTGACTTTCCCAAGGTGCAGTGCTGTGGCCCGCCACCTCCCAAAGCAAAAAGTACCTCATCGAAGTAA